A single genomic interval of halophilic archaeon DL31 harbors:
- a CDS encoding Nucleoside-triphosphatase (KEGG: hbo:Hbor_04980 ditpase~PFAM: Ham1-like protein) — protein sequence MLRYVTTNPGKVHEAEEYLGEGIEQLDYDYTEIQSDDMGEIAARGAREAYRHAGEPTLVDDAGLFVRALDGFPGPYSSYVEDTIGVERTWALASEESDRRGSFRCVLAYCDGEGFEASPDPIDSDDRVAAAAAGPDADEDAEALPVKLFAGRVRGELVEPRGEGGFGFDPIFEHDGTTFAEMSADEKNAISHRGRALAKFAEWHAER from the coding sequence ATGCTGCGTTACGTCACAACCAACCCCGGGAAGGTGCACGAGGCCGAGGAGTATCTCGGTGAGGGGATCGAACAGCTCGACTACGACTACACTGAGATTCAGAGCGACGACATGGGCGAAATCGCGGCCCGCGGCGCGCGCGAGGCCTACCGCCACGCCGGCGAGCCGACGCTGGTCGACGATGCCGGCCTGTTCGTGCGCGCGCTGGATGGCTTCCCCGGCCCGTACTCCTCCTACGTCGAGGACACCATCGGCGTCGAGCGGACCTGGGCACTCGCAAGCGAAGAATCGGACCGCCGCGGCTCGTTCCGCTGTGTGCTGGCGTACTGCGACGGCGAGGGGTTCGAGGCCTCGCCCGACCCCATCGACAGCGACGACCGCGTCGCCGCCGCCGCGGCGGGCCCCGACGCCGACGAGGACGCAGAAGCACTCCCGGTGAAACTGTTTGCGGGTCGCGTTCGCGGGGAGTTGGTCGAGCCACGAGGCGAAGGCGGTTTTGGCTTCGACCCCATCTTCGAACACGACGGGACGACGTTCGCCGAGATGAGCGCGGACGAGAAGAACGCCATCTCCCACCGTGGGCGGGCGTTGGCCAAGTTCGCGGAGTGGCACGCCGAGCGCTAG
- a CDS encoding Conserved TM helix repeat-containing protein (PFAM: Conserved TM helix~KEGG: hvo:HVO_1002 hypothetical protein), translating into MMPLSQPLQAESIPETIDQTIADVIAYLPTLVAAIVILVVGWIIGRILGGLVTRGVRHLGIDRYSAGTSVEDVGGEDSIARGLGKLVAYYVYFVAIVAAADVLEIELLTDLLSDLGAYLPVLLGALIVLVVGFVVGRFIGELVADLVGGFNIGRHFRGTPLESIGDQEGEFGRIVGIAAAYYIYLITLLAVADILNVDELSTFLDELVAYLPALVGGLLVLLVGIWVAERVGDTVAASGDSQATHIGAIVVKVFIYYLAATIALSTIGFEIALLTTLFTGFVVAFFGALALALAIGIGLAVGFGAQDYVHDNIDGWMGTAKRSVEEDDEGYDPDP; encoded by the coding sequence ATGATGCCGCTCAGCCAACCCCTGCAGGCGGAATCGATCCCCGAGACAATCGACCAGACCATCGCCGACGTGATCGCGTACCTCCCAACCCTGGTGGCTGCGATCGTCATTTTGGTGGTCGGGTGGATCATCGGCCGAATCCTGGGTGGGCTCGTCACTCGAGGCGTTCGGCACCTCGGTATCGACCGGTACTCGGCGGGGACGTCCGTGGAAGATGTCGGCGGTGAGGACAGCATCGCCCGCGGGCTCGGCAAACTGGTGGCGTACTACGTCTACTTCGTGGCGATCGTCGCGGCCGCGGACGTGCTCGAAATCGAGCTACTAACCGACCTGCTCTCGGACCTCGGCGCGTATCTCCCGGTGCTCCTCGGCGCGCTCATCGTCCTCGTGGTCGGGTTCGTCGTCGGTCGGTTCATCGGTGAGCTCGTTGCCGACCTCGTCGGCGGATTCAACATCGGCCGGCACTTCCGCGGTACGCCGCTCGAATCCATCGGTGACCAGGAGGGCGAGTTCGGCCGCATTGTCGGTATCGCCGCCGCCTACTACATCTACCTCATCACGCTACTGGCGGTCGCCGATATCCTGAACGTGGACGAGCTGTCGACGTTCCTCGACGAGCTCGTCGCCTACCTCCCCGCACTCGTCGGCGGCCTGCTCGTCCTCCTTGTGGGCATCTGGGTGGCCGAGCGTGTCGGGGATACGGTCGCTGCCAGCGGAGACTCCCAGGCCACCCACATCGGCGCCATCGTCGTCAAGGTGTTCATCTACTACCTCGCGGCGACGATCGCGCTGTCGACGATCGGCTTCGAGATCGCGCTGCTGACGACCCTGTTCACCGGCTTCGTCGTGGCCTTCTTCGGCGCGCTCGCGCTGGCACTCGCGATCGGCATCGGCCTCGCCGTCGGCTTCGGCGCCCAGGACTACGTCCACGACAACATCGACGGCTGGATGGGCACGGCGAAGCGGTCCGTTGAAGAGGATGATGAGGGGTACGATCCGGACCCGTGA
- a CDS encoding DNA-directed RNA polymerase subunit E, RpoE2 (PFAM: DNA-directed RNA polymerase, RpoE2, archaeal~KEGG: hvo:HVO_1898 DNA-directed RNA polymerase subunit E), whose protein sequence is MADPRLACRECHYVNDPDSQSCDYCGSSSLTEDWAGYVIITHPEESEVANEMEVTEPGSYALKVR, encoded by the coding sequence ATGGCCGACCCCCGTCTGGCCTGCCGGGAGTGCCACTACGTCAACGACCCCGACAGCCAGAGCTGTGACTACTGTGGCTCCTCCAGCCTGACCGAGGACTGGGCGGGGTATGTCATCATCACTCACCCCGAAGAGAGCGAGGTGGCCAACGAGATGGAAGTCACCGAGCCGGGGAGCTACGCGCTGAAAGTCAGATAA
- a CDS encoding hypothetical protein (KEGG: hut:Huta_1008 hypothetical protein), with amino-acid sequence MTEDVDDQIYVSLIGDIRGSRELDDRNEVQTTFKEIVSSLNEQIPADSIASQFTVTTGDEFQALLTDAADAVDAAVTASNRFHPARLRFGIGSGELDTELNPNQAIGMDGPCFHRAREAINSAEQDAAWLRVAGWPNKVDSHVNSITDLVQCVREDWTDRQTQFAVALEEEGSQKRVTERYEVSKSTVSESLSAAHVHEVRGAETTIADVLQESLGGKSR; translated from the coding sequence ATGACTGAGGACGTGGACGACCAAATATATGTCTCACTGATTGGGGATATTCGTGGTTCCCGGGAGTTAGACGACCGTAACGAGGTTCAAACGACGTTTAAGGAGATTGTTAGTTCCCTCAACGAACAAATCCCGGCTGATTCGATCGCTTCGCAGTTCACCGTGACGACCGGCGACGAGTTTCAGGCGCTCCTGACCGATGCCGCCGATGCTGTCGACGCCGCGGTCACGGCGAGCAACCGGTTCCACCCTGCGAGACTTCGATTCGGAATCGGGAGCGGAGAACTGGATACTGAACTCAATCCAAACCAGGCGATCGGTATGGATGGCCCCTGTTTCCACCGGGCTCGAGAAGCAATCAATTCGGCTGAACAGGATGCTGCGTGGCTCCGTGTGGCAGGGTGGCCGAACAAGGTGGACAGTCACGTCAACTCGATAACCGACCTGGTGCAGTGTGTGCGCGAAGACTGGACGGACCGACAGACGCAGTTCGCGGTCGCACTTGAGGAAGAAGGGTCCCAGAAACGTGTCACCGAGCGGTACGAGGTCTCGAAATCGACCGTGAGTGAATCACTCAGCGCGGCACACGTCCACGAAGTACGGGGTGCCGAGACCACAATTGCAGACGTATTACAAGAGAGCTTGGGAGGTAAGAGTCGATGA
- a CDS encoding NH(3)-dependent NAD(+) synthetase (TIGRFAM: NAD+ synthase~HAMAP: NH(3)-dependent NAD(+) synthetase~KEGG: hvo:HVO_1878 NAD+ synthetase~PFAM: NAD+ synthase), producing MPENVLTENAPLDIRFSQDELETVHDRLVSFIQETVDAAGADGAVIGLSGGIDSTLTAYLALEALGEDGLHGLTMPARVSDESLMSDAERVAKSLEIEYDVVEVEPIAEQFDSVFPEGVDDHTAAGNVRVRTRAVLNYYVANTENRIVLGTGNRSEAMTGYFTKYGDQAVDCNPIGDLYKQQVRQLAGHVGVPHELVMQTPTAEMWAGQTDAEEMGMNYDHLDAVLALHIDGRLSKSATVRYLDGVTEAHVDRVVELVEGSDHKRSMPPAPELNV from the coding sequence ATGCCCGAAAACGTGCTCACAGAGAACGCACCGCTGGATATCCGCTTTTCACAGGACGAACTCGAAACCGTTCACGACCGTCTCGTCTCCTTCATTCAGGAGACCGTCGACGCCGCCGGCGCCGACGGGGCAGTGATTGGCCTCTCTGGGGGGATCGACTCGACGCTCACTGCCTATCTTGCCCTCGAGGCGCTGGGCGAGGATGGTCTCCACGGCCTCACAATGCCCGCTCGGGTGAGCGACGAATCGCTGATGAGTGACGCCGAGCGAGTCGCGAAATCACTGGAAATCGAGTACGACGTCGTCGAGGTCGAGCCCATCGCCGAGCAGTTCGATTCCGTGTTTCCGGAGGGCGTCGACGACCACACCGCCGCGGGCAACGTCCGCGTTCGCACGCGTGCGGTCCTGAACTACTACGTCGCTAACACAGAGAACCGCATCGTCCTCGGCACCGGCAACCGCAGCGAGGCGATGACGGGCTACTTCACCAAGTACGGCGACCAGGCCGTCGACTGCAACCCAATCGGCGACCTCTACAAGCAGCAGGTCCGCCAGCTGGCCGGCCACGTTGGCGTCCCCCATGAACTGGTGATGCAGACCCCCACCGCCGAGATGTGGGCGGGGCAAACAGATGCTGAAGAGATGGGGATGAACTACGACCACCTCGACGCGGTGCTCGCGCTCCACATCGACGGCCGCCTCTCGAAATCGGCGACGGTCCGCTACCTCGACGGCGTCACCGAGGCGCACGTCGACAGGGTGGTCGAACTGGTCGAGGGGAGCGACCACAAGCGCTCCATGCCGCCGGCGCCCGAGCTGAACGTCTAA
- a CDS encoding UPF0218 protein (KEGG: hvo:HVO_1897 hypothetical protein~HAMAP: Protein of unknown function DUF359~PFAM: Protein of unknown function DUF359), with amino-acid sequence MLTLPPELRDELKAPFGPLYTDTETLLSESGRPIIAVGDVVTYHLRMAGHEPHVAVVDGRTKRERVTDEIRDAVDAAGGRRVEIRNEPAELSRDLLVALRDAIDHEESSLLLVEGEEDLATLPAVLAAPLGATVVYGQPDEGMVAIPVTEETRAAMRELLAKFDGDADAAMATLGV; translated from the coding sequence GTGCTGACGCTGCCGCCCGAACTCCGCGACGAGCTGAAAGCGCCGTTCGGGCCGCTGTACACCGATACCGAGACCCTTCTCTCTGAATCTGGTCGGCCCATCATCGCCGTCGGCGACGTGGTTACCTATCACCTCCGGATGGCGGGCCACGAGCCCCACGTCGCCGTCGTCGACGGCCGGACCAAGCGCGAGCGGGTGACCGACGAAATCCGGGACGCAGTTGACGCTGCTGGTGGGCGACGTGTGGAGATACGCAACGAACCGGCGGAGCTCTCACGAGACCTGTTGGTCGCACTTCGGGATGCCATCGACCACGAGGAGAGCTCCCTCCTGCTCGTCGAGGGCGAGGAGGACCTCGCGACGCTGCCGGCTGTGTTGGCGGCGCCGCTCGGGGCGACGGTGGTGTATGGCCAGCCTGACGAGGGGATGGTCGCGATTCCCGTTACTGAGGAGACCCGAGCGGCGATGCGGGAGCTGCTGGCGAAGTTCGATGGGGATGCGGATGCGGCGATGGCGACGTTGGGTGTGTGA
- a CDS encoding hypothetical protein (KEGG: hvo:HVO_1883 hypothetical protein), producing MMATTHAVAGLLLALPVALVAPEFGFVAAVAALAGGVFPDVDMPGAHRRTLHFPIYYSVAAVSAGAVALLAPAAWTIAAAFFIAAAALHSLSDVLGGGLELRPWEATSERAVYSHYHRRWWRPRRVIRYDGAPEDAVLGLLLAVPSVMVYEGAIELFVLGAVALGVVYAAIRRPMVEWTQRLVDRLPPELLDWLPDQLVEDFR from the coding sequence ATGATGGCCACGACACACGCAGTCGCAGGGCTGCTGTTGGCGTTGCCTGTCGCGCTTGTGGCGCCGGAGTTCGGCTTCGTCGCCGCCGTCGCCGCGCTCGCAGGCGGCGTGTTCCCGGACGTCGACATGCCCGGCGCCCACCGCCGGACGCTCCACTTTCCGATCTACTACAGCGTGGCGGCGGTGTCAGCGGGAGCGGTCGCGCTGCTCGCACCCGCGGCATGGACCATCGCCGCTGCGTTTTTCATCGCTGCCGCAGCGCTCCACTCGCTGAGCGACGTGCTCGGCGGCGGGCTCGAGCTTCGCCCGTGGGAAGCGACCTCCGAGCGCGCAGTCTACAGCCACTACCACCGGCGGTGGTGGCGGCCGCGACGAGTGATCCGCTACGACGGCGCGCCGGAGGACGCCGTGCTCGGCCTCCTGCTCGCGGTGCCGTCGGTGATGGTCTACGAGGGAGCTATCGAACTGTTCGTCCTCGGCGCCGTTGCGCTGGGGGTGGTCTACGCGGCGATCCGGCGCCCGATGGTCGAGTGGACCCAACGCCTCGTCGACCGGCTCCCACCCGAGTTGCTGGATTGGCTTCCCGATCAGCTCGTCGAGGATTTCCGGTAG
- a CDS encoding hypothetical protein (KEGG: hma:rrnAC2485 hypothetical protein), translating into MVECEYCGDTFETEAAHLKHLGEHHAGELGRIDERRVAAATGADEERLPVMGLAGGAAVLVVAVVAIWFLFLSGSGGGSDATGVEGEPLPESGDDEWISQVETFESEGLQHAEQGSQIDYAQRPPLSGDHWGRAISAGFYAETPELPPLVHTLEHGAVVIYYDADALSPDAEASLKAWAATHDGTWASILAVPNPNEDPKGEYVLTAWTHRLVIDEYDAEAVRAFAAEYIGRGPENPVR; encoded by the coding sequence ATGGTCGAGTGTGAGTACTGCGGGGACACTTTCGAGACTGAGGCGGCCCACCTCAAGCACCTCGGGGAGCACCACGCAGGGGAACTCGGTCGCATCGACGAGCGCCGCGTCGCCGCTGCCACCGGTGCCGACGAAGAGCGCCTCCCGGTCATGGGTCTGGCTGGCGGTGCCGCAGTACTGGTCGTCGCTGTCGTCGCCATCTGGTTCCTCTTCTTGAGTGGCTCCGGCGGCGGGAGTGACGCGACAGGAGTCGAAGGCGAACCGCTCCCCGAGAGCGGTGACGATGAGTGGATTTCGCAGGTCGAGACGTTCGAATCCGAGGGGCTCCAACACGCCGAGCAGGGCAGCCAGATCGACTACGCCCAGCGCCCGCCGCTCTCGGGCGACCACTGGGGCCGGGCGATTTCGGCCGGCTTCTACGCCGAGACGCCAGAACTCCCGCCGCTGGTCCACACGCTCGAACACGGCGCGGTCGTGATATACTACGATGCCGACGCGCTATCGCCCGACGCGGAAGCGAGCCTGAAGGCCTGGGCCGCCACCCACGACGGGACCTGGGCAAGCATCCTCGCTGTCCCCAACCCCAACGAGGACCCGAAGGGTGAGTACGTGCTGACGGCGTGGACACACCGGCTGGTCATCGACGAGTACGACGCGGAGGCGGTTCGAGCGTTCGCTGCGGAGTATATCGGCCGTGGTCCGGAGAACCCGGTTCGGTAG
- a CDS encoding Cupin 2 conserved barrel domain protein (PFAM: Cupin 2, conserved barrel~KEGG: hje:HacjB3_15516 hypothetical protein): MDTVDLDAAFDSFDETWSPRLAATLNGQVLKVAKLEGSFVWHSHPDADELFWVVDGELTLELRDEPDKQLSAGELGIVPAGVEHRPVSEGGANVVLFEPAGTENTGDADAEERKSEVLELETVSRGAVE, translated from the coding sequence ATGGACACGGTCGACCTCGACGCAGCGTTCGACTCCTTCGACGAGACGTGGTCGCCGCGACTGGCGGCGACGCTCAACGGCCAGGTGCTGAAAGTCGCCAAGCTCGAGGGCTCGTTCGTCTGGCATAGCCACCCCGACGCCGACGAGCTGTTCTGGGTCGTCGACGGCGAGCTCACGCTGGAGCTCCGTGACGAGCCGGACAAGCAGCTCTCGGCCGGCGAACTGGGCATCGTGCCCGCGGGCGTCGAGCACAGGCCGGTGTCGGAGGGGGGAGCGAACGTGGTGCTGTTCGAGCCAGCAGGGACCGAGAACACCGGCGATGCCGACGCCGAGGAGCGCAAAAGCGAGGTGCTGGAGCTGGAGACGGTGTCTCGAGGGGCGGTGGAGTAG
- a CDS encoding hypothetical protein (KEGG: hvo:HVO_1889 hypothetical protein), with protein MMVTDPSPGRIVADSDVLAADLFLDGPARECVDHLRRNTWLTLVASDPLLDDAQAVIERLADADLAADWRERIEGLREPVEQPAGDHPALASAHYGGAMHILSFDERLTSATGNTMVRDRVETAVRTPDAFARLFDPAKLYPEVVGGEYPGPDRDPRV; from the coding sequence ATGATGGTGACTGACCCCTCCCCCGGCCGGATCGTCGCTGACAGCGATGTCCTCGCTGCGGACCTGTTTCTCGACGGTCCTGCCCGGGAGTGTGTGGACCACCTCCGGCGCAACACTTGGCTTACGCTCGTCGCCAGCGACCCACTACTGGACGATGCACAGGCCGTCATCGAGCGGCTCGCCGACGCCGACCTCGCGGCGGACTGGCGCGAACGCATCGAGGGCCTCAGAGAACCGGTCGAGCAGCCGGCCGGCGACCACCCAGCGCTGGCGTCGGCCCACTACGGCGGCGCGATGCATATCCTCTCGTTCGACGAACGGCTCACGAGTGCGACGGGCAACACGATGGTTCGGGACCGCGTGGAGACGGCGGTCCGCACACCCGACGCGTTCGCACGACTGTTCGACCCGGCGAAACTCTACCCGGAGGTCGTCGGAGGGGAGTACCCCGGTCCGGACCGCGACCCCCGAGTCTGA
- a CDS encoding O-sialoglycoprotein endopeptidase (TIGRFAM: universal protein Kae1; Peptidase M22, glycoprotease, subgroup~HAMAP: Peptidase M22, O-sialoglycoprotein endopeptidase/protein kinase~KEGG: hbo:Hbor_05000 O-sialoglycoprotein endopeptidase~PFAM: Peptidase M22, glycoprotease), whose amino-acid sequence MRVLGVEGTAWCASAAVHDTATDDTVIESDAYQPESGGIHPREAAEHMGDAIPRVVETAVEYAEAAGGIDAVAFSRGPGLGPCLRIAATAARALAGTLDVPLVGVNHMVAHLEIGRHTAGFDSPVCLNASGANAHLLGYHDGRYRVLGETMDTGVGNAIDKFTRHVGWSHPGGPKVEAAAKDGEYTELPYVVKGMEFSFSGVMSAAKQAVDDGISASEASGGSSEQRSDGVPIEDVCVGLQEHIFAMLTEVSERALSLTGSDELVLGGGVGQNDRLREMLASMCEERGAEFHAPEPRFLRDNAGMIAVLGAKMAQAGDTLEISESAVDPNFRPDEVPVTWRSGESVAVAPETGQSGPQHGAEAVVDIGDETVVKRRLPKAYRHRKLDTKLRRDRTVLEARLLREARSQGVPTPLVHDVDVPEATLRLQRVGDCDLAEALSPERARTVGEYLARLHGAGLVHGDPTTRNVRVGPDRLFLIDFGLGYHSGHPEDHAMDLHVFEGSVAGTAAEPESLIRAFEDGYEAAIGPADDEAETALSRLAEVRGRGRYQ is encoded by the coding sequence ATGCGAGTCCTGGGTGTCGAGGGGACGGCTTGGTGTGCGAGCGCAGCCGTCCACGACACCGCGACCGACGACACCGTCATCGAATCAGACGCCTACCAACCCGAGAGCGGCGGCATTCACCCGCGTGAGGCCGCCGAACACATGGGCGACGCCATCCCACGCGTCGTCGAGACGGCGGTGGAGTACGCCGAGGCAGCGGGAGGAATCGACGCCGTCGCCTTCTCACGCGGACCGGGCCTCGGCCCTTGCTTGCGCATCGCGGCTACCGCTGCGCGGGCGCTGGCTGGCACGCTCGACGTGCCGCTCGTCGGCGTCAACCACATGGTGGCCCACCTGGAGATCGGGCGCCACACCGCCGGCTTCGACTCGCCGGTCTGTCTGAACGCCTCCGGCGCGAACGCCCATCTGCTTGGCTATCACGACGGCCGCTATCGCGTGCTCGGGGAGACGATGGACACCGGCGTGGGCAACGCCATCGACAAATTCACGCGCCACGTCGGCTGGAGCCACCCCGGCGGGCCGAAAGTCGAGGCGGCCGCAAAAGACGGCGAGTACACCGAACTTCCCTACGTCGTGAAGGGGATGGAGTTCTCCTTCTCGGGAGTTATGAGCGCCGCAAAGCAGGCCGTCGACGACGGCATCTCCGCGAGCGAAGCGAGCGGAGGCTCGTCGGAGCAGCGCTCCGACGGTGTGCCAATCGAGGACGTCTGTGTCGGCCTGCAGGAGCACATTTTCGCGATGCTGACTGAAGTCAGCGAGCGGGCGCTCTCGCTCACCGGGAGCGACGAACTCGTCCTGGGCGGCGGCGTCGGGCAGAACGACCGCCTGCGAGAGATGCTCGCCTCGATGTGCGAAGAGCGCGGCGCTGAGTTCCACGCCCCAGAGCCGCGATTCCTGCGGGACAACGCCGGCATGATTGCTGTGCTCGGCGCGAAGATGGCCCAGGCCGGCGATACCCTCGAAATCAGCGAGAGCGCAGTTGACCCGAACTTCCGACCCGACGAGGTGCCAGTGACCTGGCGGTCTGGTGAGTCCGTCGCCGTCGCTCCAGAGACAGGACAAAGCGGCCCCCAGCACGGTGCGGAAGCAGTCGTCGATATCGGCGACGAGACGGTCGTGAAGCGCCGACTTCCCAAAGCCTACCGACACAGGAAACTGGACACGAAACTGCGGCGGGACCGGACCGTGCTCGAAGCACGACTGCTACGCGAAGCGCGCTCACAGGGCGTGCCGACGCCGCTGGTCCACGACGTCGACGTTCCCGAGGCGACACTGCGGCTTCAGCGAGTCGGAGACTGTGACCTCGCTGAGGCGCTCTCACCCGAGCGAGCGCGGACAGTTGGGGAGTATCTCGCCCGTCTCCACGGCGCGGGGCTGGTCCACGGCGACCCAACGACGCGGAACGTCAGGGTCGGGCCGGACCGACTGTTCCTCATCGATTTCGGGCTCGGCTATCACTCTGGCCACCCAGAGGACCACGCGATGGACCTCCACGTGTTCGAGGGCTCCGTGGCAGGCACGGCAGCGGAGCCGGAGTCCCTGATTCGGGCGTTCGAGGACGGGTACGAAGCCGCGATTGGACCTGCCGACGACGAGGCGGAGACGGCGCTGTCGCGGTTGGCCGAGGTTCGGGGCCGCGGACGCTACCAGTAG
- a CDS encoding 30S ribosomal protein S24e (KEGG: hbo:Hbor_05010 SSU ribosomal protein s24e~HAMAP: 30S ribosomal protein S24e~PFAM: Ribosomal protein S24e) yields MEIEIISENENPMLHRTDVRFGLTHDEATPSRLQVRDSLAAKLDKDSDEVVVRKLDTKFGMRETVGDAKVYESPDDARDVEQDHMLKRNKIEAAEDDDDETDEE; encoded by the coding sequence ATGGAGATCGAAATCATCAGCGAGAACGAGAACCCGATGCTGCACCGTACCGACGTTCGATTCGGCCTGACCCACGACGAGGCCACGCCCTCGCGCCTGCAGGTCCGTGACAGTCTCGCCGCCAAACTCGACAAGGACTCCGACGAGGTCGTCGTGCGCAAGCTCGACACCAAGTTCGGCATGCGCGAGACCGTCGGCGACGCGAAAGTGTACGAGTCGCCCGACGACGCCCGCGACGTCGAGCAGGACCACATGCTCAAGCGCAACAAAATCGAGGCGGCCGAAGACGACGACGACGAAACCGACGAAGAGTAA
- a CDS encoding hypothetical protein (KEGG: hbo:Hbor_04880 hypothetical protein), whose translation MDDAVLARRSAREALSDIEPEPLRQTLDERLATASMTPGALTLLSARAFCHDVDVAAFDEQAAGVQLIYEGLTLTRRLAHDEPWAHTDEDDIDADIDVVAADVLVSRGFYLLARTAAAERAVEVVRAFGRDQTTREDHTDPDRDRNLEADVFELAVVTGVDAVDGTTSDALLAYAEDLARGYEGALPVAGDLLGAGTHDRLATFSDGPVGSPPRSAGTDP comes from the coding sequence ATGGACGACGCCGTGTTGGCCCGCCGCTCCGCGCGGGAAGCGCTGAGCGATATCGAGCCCGAGCCCCTCCGGCAGACACTCGACGAGCGGCTGGCAACGGCGTCGATGACCCCGGGTGCCTTGACGCTGCTGAGCGCCCGTGCGTTTTGTCACGACGTGGACGTCGCAGCCTTTGACGAGCAGGCTGCAGGTGTGCAACTCATCTACGAAGGCCTCACGCTCACGCGACGACTGGCCCACGACGAGCCGTGGGCCCACACCGATGAAGACGATATCGACGCCGATATCGACGTGGTCGCGGCCGACGTGCTCGTCTCCCGTGGGTTCTACCTGCTTGCCCGGACCGCGGCCGCCGAGCGCGCGGTTGAGGTGGTCCGGGCGTTCGGCCGCGACCAGACCACCCGCGAGGATCACACTGACCCCGACCGCGACCGCAACTTGGAGGCGGACGTGTTCGAACTCGCGGTCGTCACCGGCGTCGACGCCGTCGACGGGACGACGTCCGATGCGTTGCTCGCCTACGCCGAGGATCTCGCTCGCGGCTACGAGGGTGCGCTTCCGGTCGCCGGTGACCTACTCGGCGCCGGCACCCATGACCGACTGGCGACGTTCTCCGACGGGCCGGTCGGATCGCCCCCTCGGAGCGCGGGAACGGACCCCTGA
- a CDS encoding hypothetical protein (KEGG: htu:Htur_3050 hypothetical protein), which translates to MAKDKRKPQSGELFGVPYNFDRPSVGRMLSSYWQPDEGMLVKKPFGVGYTLNLANWRSWLVLLVAGGLLWQESQNEFVEDESDEEPVEVIVDDD; encoded by the coding sequence ATGGCCAAAGACAAACGCAAGCCTCAGTCCGGCGAGCTGTTCGGCGTTCCGTACAACTTTGACCGCCCGAGCGTCGGGCGAATGCTCTCATCGTACTGGCAGCCTGACGAGGGGATGCTGGTGAAGAAGCCGTTCGGCGTCGGCTATACGCTCAACCTCGCGAACTGGCGCTCGTGGCTCGTGCTGCTGGTCGCTGGCGGCCTGCTCTGGCAAGAGAGCCAGAACGAGTTCGTCGAGGACGAAAGCGACGAGGAGCCGGTCGAAGTCATCGTGGACGACGACTGA